A single window of Thalassomonas viridans DNA harbors:
- a CDS encoding transposase: MTRARKEQVFLDETPYYHCICRCVRRAFLCGEDETTGQNFDHRKEWLVDKVTQLASVFAVDICAYAIMSNHYHLVLRVNQHQAKQWDSREVALRWMQLFKGHPLVDRYLSDTQTTQAETDKALELIETWRKRLFELGWFMRCLNEHIAVQANKEDNCKGRFWEGRFKSQALLDDTALLACMAYVDLNPVRAAIADTPESSDFTSIQLRIKALAGAQKTQQLQPSQIVPFTGYKPHGKPSPGLPFKLFDYLTLVEWTGRCVREDKRGFIPPDIQPLFERLNINEEDWLMVVKDFNRHFINAAGSPSKLRAWAGKSHSKWCCTHMSLQLYAG; encoded by the coding sequence ATGACCCGCGCCCGTAAAGAACAAGTGTTTTTAGACGAAACGCCCTACTATCACTGCATCTGCCGCTGTGTTCGCAGGGCGTTTTTGTGTGGTGAAGATGAAACTACCGGCCAAAATTTTGACCACAGAAAAGAATGGCTGGTAGATAAAGTTACCCAGTTGGCCTCTGTGTTTGCCGTTGATATTTGTGCCTATGCCATTATGAGTAATCACTACCATTTAGTGCTTAGGGTTAATCAGCATCAAGCAAAACAGTGGGATAGCCGGGAGGTGGCATTACGCTGGATGCAGTTGTTTAAAGGCCATCCGCTGGTTGATCGCTATTTGTCTGATACTCAAACCACACAAGCCGAAACAGACAAAGCATTGGAACTGATAGAAACCTGGCGTAAGCGCTTATTCGAGTTGGGTTGGTTTATGCGTTGTTTAAATGAGCATATCGCAGTGCAGGCGAATAAGGAAGATAACTGCAAAGGCCGTTTCTGGGAAGGGCGTTTTAAATCGCAAGCCCTGCTGGATGACACCGCACTGTTGGCCTGCATGGCATATGTAGATCTAAACCCGGTACGGGCAGCAATTGCCGATACCCCAGAGAGTTCAGACTTCACCAGTATTCAGCTGCGAATAAAAGCTTTGGCCGGTGCGCAAAAAACACAGCAGCTACAGCCTTCGCAAATAGTGCCTTTTACCGGCTATAAACCCCACGGCAAACCAAGCCCGGGTTTGCCGTTTAAGTTATTTGATTATTTAACTTTGGTGGAGTGGACCGGCCGTTGTGTTCGGGAAGATAAACGTGGTTTTATTCCGCCTGACATTCAACCCCTGTTTGAACGTCTTAATATCAATGAAGAAGACTGGCTGATGGTGGTAAAAGACTTTAACCGGCACTTTATCAATGCCGCCGGCAGCCCGTCAAAACTACGGGCCTGGGCGGGAAAAAGCCATAGTAAGTGGTGTTGTACACATATGTCGTTGCAGTTATATGCCGGGTAA
- a CDS encoding fasciclin domain-containing protein, which translates to MKYFYTFFLVLAVALSSPTQASWGKGKFQCLKTKAVQFDGTIAEAAIATPALSTLVTALTAANLVDAVNGAGNFTVFAPTNDAFNNVPGPILQALLDDSALLTTALLYHVIDGKVDARRPYFTRKVSTLAEQKVFLNRQNGAPFVNQSQVNCQGVKTSNGIVWIIDSVLLPQF; encoded by the coding sequence ATGAAATATTTTTATACTTTTTTTCTGGTGTTGGCGGTTGCCTTAAGTTCACCGACACAAGCAAGCTGGGGTAAGGGAAAATTTCAGTGTTTAAAAACCAAAGCAGTGCAATTTGACGGCACAATTGCCGAAGCCGCAATTGCCACCCCGGCATTAAGTACCCTGGTAACGGCACTAACGGCAGCAAATTTAGTTGACGCGGTAAACGGCGCTGGCAACTTCACCGTATTTGCACCGACAAACGATGCTTTTAACAACGTACCCGGCCCGATCTTACAGGCCCTTTTAGACGATAGCGCGCTGCTGACAACCGCTTTACTCTATCACGTAATAGACGGCAAAGTGGATGCCCGCCGCCCATACTTCACTCGCAAGGTATCGACCTTAGCGGAACAAAAAGTATTCTTAAACCGCCAAAACGGCGCTCCTTTTGTTAACCAGTCACAGGTTAACTGCCAGGGCGTTAAGACCAGCAACGGCATAGTATGGATAATTGACAGCGTGCTGCTGCCGCAGTTTTAA
- a CDS encoding IS4 family transposase, whose translation MNIEQALQTTLEESTRYHTFEKLSEILTPQIIEQGFQQAGIATVRKRRLPLEAVLWSVIGMAMFRKESVWNIANKLDIMLPGKNQLVAPSAMVQARQRLGDESVKQVFNKSAESMYEQQAFETWSGLNLLAVDGVVWRTADTPDNRKAFTSGSNQYGETGFPQIRMVCHMELTSHQLISSEFDNYKTNEMKLAERLIERTPDNSLTMFDKGYYSLGLLNRWHQSGKERHWLIPARPDLQYEIISSVGKNDHIIELKTTMHAQKNFPDVPKTINARLISKTIKGKSYHILTSMTDRLRFPGSEIVELYCHRWEIELGYREIKQTMLDSSYHLRSKRPDMVRQELWGVLLAYNLIRRIMTMAASKAGGIWANQLSFSSCSMAVIQYFSSVSIMSPGNIPMHWEHLLNTLSLFKLPIRREDRKYPRCIKPKPSKYPHKKKNASQLN comes from the coding sequence ATGAACATCGAACAAGCATTACAAACCACCCTTGAAGAGAGCACCCGATACCATACGTTTGAAAAACTGTCTGAAATTCTAACCCCTCAAATTATTGAGCAAGGTTTTCAACAAGCAGGGATAGCTACCGTTCGCAAAAGAAGATTGCCATTAGAAGCTGTTTTGTGGTCGGTTATTGGTATGGCAATGTTTAGAAAGGAATCTGTCTGGAATATCGCTAATAAGCTCGACATCATGCTACCTGGTAAAAATCAACTAGTCGCACCAAGCGCTATGGTACAAGCCAGACAACGTTTAGGTGATGAATCCGTTAAGCAAGTTTTCAATAAATCAGCTGAATCTATGTATGAACAACAAGCGTTTGAAACATGGAGTGGTTTAAATCTATTAGCTGTTGACGGTGTGGTTTGGCGAACAGCTGATACTCCCGATAACCGTAAAGCGTTTACTTCAGGCAGTAACCAATATGGCGAAACGGGATTCCCTCAAATCCGTATGGTATGTCATATGGAATTGACCAGCCATCAATTAATCAGCAGTGAATTTGATAACTATAAAACCAATGAAATGAAGTTGGCTGAACGTTTAATTGAGCGTACCCCAGACAATTCACTGACTATGTTTGATAAAGGTTATTACTCTCTAGGTTTGTTAAATCGCTGGCATCAGAGCGGAAAGGAGCGGCATTGGTTAATCCCTGCAAGACCTGATTTACAATATGAAATCATCTCTTCTGTGGGTAAGAATGATCACATCATCGAACTAAAAACGACTATGCACGCACAGAAGAACTTCCCTGATGTTCCTAAAACAATCAATGCGAGATTAATCAGCAAAACGATAAAAGGTAAAAGTTATCACATATTAACGTCGATGACGGACAGGTTGCGCTTTCCTGGAAGTGAGATTGTTGAGCTATATTGTCATCGCTGGGAGATAGAACTGGGTTATAGAGAAATAAAGCAGACAATGCTTGATAGTTCATATCACTTGAGAAGTAAGCGGCCAGATATGGTTAGGCAAGAGCTATGGGGGGTATTACTCGCGTATAACCTGATCAGGCGTATCATGACTATGGCTGCAAGTAAAGCAGGTGGCATATGGGCTAACCAGCTTAGTTTCTCAAGTTGTTCAATGGCGGTCATTCAATATTTCTCATCGGTATCAATCATGAGTCCTGGAAATATCCCTATGCACTGGGAACACCTGTTAAATACCTTGAGCTTATTTAAATTACCAATAAGACGTGAAGATAGGAAATATCCGAGGTGCATTAAACCGAAACCTTCAAAGTATCCCCATAAAAAGAAAAATGCCAGTCAGCTTAACTGA
- a CDS encoding SymE family type I addiction module toxin: MAEYHHTPEPGPAKGKYPIYRKLTVLETTRESAPKTRGIGINYVPVSLEPCLVLRGKWLRRAGFTAGKKVLVVIHQDELTIKPQPLG; this comes from the coding sequence ATGGCTGAATACCATCATACGCCAGAGCCTGGCCCGGCAAAAGGAAAATATCCTATTTATCGGAAACTTACCGTACTGGAAACCACCCGCGAGTCTGCCCCTAAAACCCGCGGCATCGGGATTAACTATGTGCCGGTAAGCCTTGAACCTTGCCTGGTGCTCAGGGGAAAGTGGCTCAGGCGGGCCGGTTTTACCGCCGGAAAAAAAGTGCTTGTGGTTATCCATCAGGATGAGTTGACCATCAAACCTCAACCGCTTGGTTGA
- a CDS encoding DUF2589 domain-containing protein codes for MAGELVQMSDQFQGLPMDTLIGGPLTAACDAQVMLAKATSDFITDVGFDEQKKVRMVDFSFSKPEHKENPDGTIDIVRSDYEVSVPFISIVSVPTLQVDNVDVSFNMEVKSSFSESKKSDRQAAFSAEGGGRIGPFSVKVKVSGSVSSSSATERKSDNSAKYGVQVTAKQTGTPEGLSRVMDILQQSIAPVPKGAAAATDSN; via the coding sequence ATGGCAGGAGAACTCGTACAAATGTCAGATCAATTCCAGGGATTACCCATGGATACATTGATTGGCGGGCCGTTAACGGCAGCTTGCGACGCCCAGGTGATGTTGGCCAAAGCGACCTCAGATTTTATTACCGATGTGGGTTTTGACGAACAGAAAAAAGTCCGCATGGTGGACTTTTCCTTCTCCAAACCCGAACACAAGGAAAATCCCGACGGCACCATAGATATAGTCAGATCTGATTATGAAGTAAGTGTGCCTTTTATTTCCATTGTCTCAGTGCCCACCTTGCAGGTGGACAATGTCGACGTATCTTTTAACATGGAAGTGAAGTCGTCCTTTTCCGAATCCAAGAAGTCAGATCGTCAGGCGGCCTTTTCCGCCGAAGGTGGCGGCCGCATCGGGCCTTTCTCGGTGAAGGTGAAAGTCAGCGGCTCGGTTTCGTCGTCAAGCGCTACCGAGCGTAAAAGCGACAACTCGGCCAAATATGGCGTACAGGTGACCGCCAAACAAACCGGCACCCCGGAAGGACTTTCCCGGGTAATGGATATTCTGCAGCAATCCATAGCACCTGTGCCCAAAGGCGCGGCGGCAGCCACAGATTCTAACTAA